The following is a genomic window from Pseudomonas parafulva.
GGTATCGGCGGCGGCGCACTGCTGGGCAGCATCGTCAGCAGCCAAGTGGGCGTGGCCTATATCGGCCTGACCGGCGGCGCGGTGGCGTTGATCGGCCTGGTGATCGCGGTGACCAGCGCCCAGCGGTTTCGCCAGGCCTTGGCGGCGCCTACGGCGGCGTCAGGCTCCGCTCAGTAGTGCCGACCACGCCGACACCAGCAGCACGAGCGCCAGCAGCTGGTTGAACCGCCGCCATTGCGGCGCTGCACCCAGCCAGCGGGCGCTGCCAACGCCGAGCAGCGCCCAGGCGCCCATGCAGGGCAGGGCGACCAGCAGAAACACCAGCGCCAATTGCCATACCGGCCACTGCGGTGCGGCGAACACCCCGATCACCGCCACCGCCATCAGCCAGACCTTGGGATTGACCAGTTGCAGCGATGCCGCGCTGCCCGCGCCGAAGCGCCGGGTAGTCGAAGCCCGAACCGGCTCGCCGGCAGCGCGAAACAGCTGCCAGGCCAGCAGACTCAGCCACAGCGCACCGGCCCAACTCATCACCTGCTGCGCCAGTGGATGACGCAGCAGCACCTCACCCAAGCCCAGCCCGACCAGCCAGACGATACCGGCCGCCGCCGCACAGGCCGCGAAGATCGGTGCCAGGCTGGCGCGCAGGCCATGTTGCGCGCCGTGGGCGAGGATCAACAGGTTGGTCGGGCCAGGGCTGATGCTGGCGACCAGGGCGAAGAGCATGAAAGGCAGCAACGAGGGCGACATGAGCGAACTCCAGAAAGACCAGTCGCCAGGGTGCAGGGTGAGGGCGGTTCAGTCTGGAAGGTTTGAGCAGCGTCGGCGGTAGTCGGCCGGGGTCAGCCGGTAGGCGCGGCGGAACCAGCGCCCCAGGTGGCTCTGGTCGGCGAAGCCCAGGGCCATGGCCACGTCGCTGGGCGTGTCGCCTCGGGCCAGCAGGTGCCGGGCGCGGGTCAGGCGCAACTGGATCAGGTAAGCATGCGGGGCCAGGCCGAACGCCGCCTTGAACGCGCGCGTCAGGCGGAAGCGGTCGACACCACAGGCCTGCGCCAGGTCGCTCAGGCCGATGTCGCTGTCCATATGAGCGTGCAGGTAGTCCCGCGCGCGCTGGGCGCTCAGCGGCAACCGTGGGTCGGGGTTGAGCCGCTTGCGCCAGTGCAGGTGGCGCGTCAGGCAGGCCAGTAGATCGTCCAGGGCAGTCTGGCGCACGATGCGCAGTTCCCCGCCGTGCAGCGCCTGAAAGGCGCGGCTGGTCGCCCCGGCCAGGCGCGGGTCGGTGCACAGAGTGTCGGCAAACGAGGGCAGGCACCCGGCCGGTGTGCTGTCGAACAGCGCCTGCACCTGGTTTTCCAGCCAATGGCTGTCCAGGTACAAGGTGCAGTAGGTGAACCC
Proteins encoded in this region:
- a CDS encoding AraC family transcriptional regulator, with the protein product MSNWIDLKQDTDTGIESVRAHFTGHAYDPHWHDSFLVGVTEQGVQQFNCRRVRHCSTPGQVFLLEPGDLHDGEAPTHEGFTYCTLYLDSHWLENQVQALFDSTPAGCLPSFADTLCTDPRLAGATSRAFQALHGGELRIVRQTALDDLLACLTRHLHWRKRLNPDPRLPLSAQRARDYLHAHMDSDIGLSDLAQACGVDRFRLTRAFKAAFGLAPHAYLIQLRLTRARHLLARGDTPSDVAMALGFADQSHLGRWFRRAYRLTPADYRRRCSNLPD
- a CDS encoding LysE family translocator → MSPSLLPFMLFALVASISPGPTNLLILAHGAQHGLRASLAPIFAACAAAAGIVWLVGLGLGEVLLRHPLAQQVMSWAGALWLSLLAWQLFRAAGEPVRASTTRRFGAGSAASLQLVNPKVWLMAVAVIGVFAAPQWPVWQLALVFLLVALPCMGAWALLGVGSARWLGAAPQWRRFNQLLALVLLVSAWSALLSGA